The DNA region attgattttttttccccccatggatTTATTTTCAGCTATCCTCAAAGAATATTTCCAAGAAAGAGAGTCTTGTACTTATCATTGGACCAACTGCCTCCTAAGCTTTTGTAGCACTACATGCAAAAGTTCACTGAGTATTTCACAAAGAATTACTGGGAAGACATGAGTAGTTTGTCTTATGCAGCTTCTGTCCAGAAGTTTTACAGAGCCATAATTCAGTGTTCGTgtgctataataataataatgagtctAAGTATGACTATATTTGAAAAAACATTGTAAATATGTACCAAAACACTCTTTAAAGCTGACAATAGCCATAAAAGCAAAATCTGTGAAAGAATGTATTATGAATGGAAAATGGAATATAGCCAGcccaaatcacttttccaaaCGAGCTTATCAGTTGCAGCTCAACCTCAAGTCACTACTGTTGCAGAAGGAAAGACACTCAACTGCTAGTGCTGTGTATACTACAGAAACAAATATTCTACATATTCTTTGAAGACAATAggttgaaagaaaatattctgcaaGCCAAATAGGCTGTATGTGTTTCTATTTTGTGTTCAGATTCACTGCAGTGATTGTTGAAATATTATTTCCATTACAGATTAATCCATGATGAGACTAGTTATATTCTAGGAATAttatttttgttcactttattctGTCATTTTGCACATTCATTCTATAGCCAGTGATTGAATATAATAACCACACAGTACTTTTCTAACAGTTGCATCAGAAAGAAGCCATTATTCTAGAGCTCACAGGCATGCACAGCCAAAAGGATATGGCAGCTACTGCACTAATAGACATAGTATGTAGTGTTGTCATCATAATTGAATCAGCTGAGTATTTTTGCTAAGTtccttttatttatcttttattaGAGGTTTGTGTAACTTTAGTGGTCTGGGACTACATTCCCATTTTCCATTCACATTCCATGTTTGCTCTGGCTGTTTGGTTTTACTGATACTATCAGCTTTCCAAGGTGCTTAGGTACACATTTACAAGTATTTTCTAACAACATATGCATTAGACAGAAGGCTGCAACATCAGAACTCACAGGCATATGCAGCCAAAATAATATGGCAGGTGCTATAGTGGGAGAATGTATGTAATGACATCAGCATACATtcatctgagggtttttttttttagtagtctcatttaatttatttattattagcaTTTTTTGCACCTGGATGCCTGCTTTTTCTTGCATATGGATAAGAATTGGTGCATGGTGCTGTAATGACCATGACCCTGCCACACATGGTATATGGGTGGGTTTTCTCAAAACTGAGAGCTGACCATTTCAGCTGAGGGAGTTGGATACTTTCCTAGTGCACACATATCTCTTAATATGGGTACTGAAAAACTTCTTTTAGTGTGAGGGTAactgagcattggaacaggttgctcagagagattgtggagtcttcatcctttgagatcctgggcaacctgctctaggtgaccctacatGAGCAGAGAGTTAGACTAGATATTCTCTAAAGGTACTTTCCagcctcagctgttctgtgattctgtgtttctgtgatacTGTTAGTATGGTATCAGTTTTATAATAGACATTTATTTCATTCATACTAATAATGTGATTATTTTAGCTGCAGAAGAATGTGAATGTGACTAGACCTATAGCCCAAGGCTAAGGCTTTCATATGATATGGGTGAAGACTCAGGTTTAAGTTTTACGCCAGAGTGGAAGAGCACAACCCAGAGATTTAGAGAGAACACCCGGTAGTTAAGACACTGATCTGGCACAGAAGAACATGGCAAAGCAGTGTATCAAATCTTAGACACCCACAGTCTGGATAAGCCCTCTAAATAATAAGCTATCCAAtcttctgaggtaggagtctgtcTTTTCCTCAGAAAAGAAGGTCTTGGTTTTGTTCCAGCTCAGAATgagaaaatatttgcagaatcAAAAAATTTCTCAGAAGGTTTAGAATCCTTCTTTCAGGTTAGTATTATTACTGGCTACAATCTGTAGTAGAGTGTAGTAGAACTGAGCTGctctcagtttcctttttttactcTGTTGTTACAGGAAATCAGCTGCATAGATGATTTGTCTGTGATGTCAATCTCTTCTTGGAAAGCCATGTCTCCAGGTAAACAATGAGCAAGTATTTTTGGGTTATGTCATATTATCCGTCTCCTAGAAGACATATCTGCATCATATCTAGATTATCTTCCAAGAGATGTGAAGAGattagaatatatattttatgatttttcttgTCAAACTATGGCATACATCCAAcataaacagttattttaaaagtgtATCTCCAGCCTTTCTCTTTCATATCTATTAAAGATTGCCCACTTCTTGTGCCATGCACAATCTTTGTGCACATTTCAGAAGGACTCCTCTGAATTTTCATGAGCTTGCATACGTTGATCTTGTGATTAAGAGTTCTGCTCAAGGTAATCTGGTCTCATTTCCTTCTGGATTTCAGGAGGAAGCAAGAGGATTGCAGTTACAAAACTTGATTATGGTTGCTCTCattcaaagggaaagaaagactaaTGAGTATGCCTTCAGGTTACATGAAGGCTGCACATCCAGCAGGCCTAATAAAGAAAATAGAATATGCAGCAGAGTCTGAAGGTCTGGAAAGATACTTACATCCAACATCACACCATCTTAAAACTACTCTGCTAAGTCTGTGTGGGCAGCACAGGGTAGAAAATCACTCAGAAAACACAGCACAGAATTTTGTAGTTTTTTCTGCAAGATACAGTATAACCCTTCTCAAATTCTATAATGGTGCCTTCCATTGTCCACAGGAAAGAGCTGAGTGAAGACTTTACTCAGTAAAATGCAGTGAAATGCAGTTTACTCTCAAGTCTGATGGTTGCAGTTGTAAATAGGTTTCTATTCTGAAGGATGTCAGTTGACTTTTGCTCTATTCAAATATTTGTTTGACTGAAGAAGGATGAAAAGGAACCAAATATGTACTGAACGTGCAAATGGAAGACAATCAAAGACTGAAATGTAGAGGCAAAGATACTGTACATGACAGATTTTTGCCTAAGGCAGGTAAAATATGCTGCAATTTAGCCACAGGATTAGGAAACAACAGCTTTCTTGTCACTTTCTTCcttctattttcttcttcaaagatTGTCAACTGATGTTACGCAAATGCTATATCCCTACCCTTTGTGTATAAGGTAGGTCAGTCAGCATTCTCCTTGGGTGAACCATTACCCTGTCTTTGTAGCTGGTAAATGTGGATTGTTTTGAGCATACAAAGCTGAAAAGAGCTCTGCTCTTTCAAGAACTCATGTCTTACTTGCATTGATCCATCCTTCAGAGCTCACTTCCTAACCTCCTGTGCCTAATTCCCTGCTACCCATATATTTGACAAGGCTGAATTTCCTGACCGTCCCTCCTGCTCCCCACTTGAAAATTTATTCTTTAGCTCCATCTCCTGGCTCTTGATCCACAGAAGGGAGCATCCTCAGGAATCACAGAGTCTCAAGAAGGGATCAGAGGTATCATCCTAGTTTACAGTGATTGTTAGTATAGTGGTAGTGGTATATTTGGGATCATTATAGCTGGGACAGAATAGATTTTGTTGAGCCTGCTCCCATGTAACTTCACATGGAAATCCATAAACTCTAGGTCTAGCTCTTTTTCTAGGTGATGTGTCATAACCAAACCATAAGACAGGAAGTGGGAGGATAGGACTCTTTTTTACCATCTTAAATCTTCAGGACATTCAGCTCTAGCCAGTTTTATGTGAGGCTTTTGCTGGGCCTGAATTTCTGCTGCCATGCATGCATTGCAGTCATGCATACCTGTGTGATGTGGGTATAAAACATTTTGATATGATAGTATTTCATACTTGCTTTCCACAGAGGCAGATCTTTCTTTGAAGAGAGGTGCAATGGAATATATGTCTCACAGTTTCTGCTTTTCGTTAGGCTTTTGGTTTCTCAAATGCAGCAGTTTCGATACATGACAGACATCACAAAACAGCCTTTCTTTATGACTGTTTTCTCTCTTTAGTACTTCCTCAGTCTGATTGGGGTGGGGAAGTACAGAAGAAACAGGATGACACTGAAACAGTGAGAGTTAGATTTCTGAGGCCTTGGAAAGGAGTCTTGATTCGCACAGGGAGAATGCTGTGACCTGGCTCATCCCATTCCACTGTGAACTGTTCAAGAAGTGGAGGGACAGCAGCTCAGCGTGCCTTCTGGATTTAAGAAGCTGAAGGCATGTCTCTTCCCCGACAACTGCGAGAAAAGAGGTAACAtgtctgtccttcctcactcctccCCTCAAGCCTCTATGTAACCACTGCAATCTGTTGCCTTAATTTTGATGCAGGCTTTCTTGACAGTCCTAAAAGATTTACAGCTTCCAAAATATTAGGCTTCCCAGTGCAGAGCAGATCATTTGTTAAGTTGGAGTGgactttccttcttcctcctttcccaggGAATATTCACCACCTAGGACAATAGTGGGTCGTCGTCCTCTTTATAACTGCAAACAGAGTTTCCCTGTCACTGGGGTTTGTGATATGAATGTTTGTGATATGACTAATTATATCTCCTGATCTCCAAAACCACATCCCTCTTCACAGTAAGTGGTGGTACTTATGGTGCTGTGGGTGGTGCTGATTCATGTCATTCTCCTTGTACAACAAGCTATTGCAAGACATTGCATCATTACTTCAGCCTTCCAGATGGGCTCTCCATTGTGGAAGTGCTCTGCTTGGGATATTCTGATAGAAGAATAAACTGAAACAACTGCCATGTTTTTGTAGGATCAGAAAATGTAACATCAGCTTGACATTTCCTAGATCCTTTTTacagtttctctttctcttccacctCATTCTTAATCTTTTTACTTAAGTGTTAATATAAATAGCACTCCAACAACATGACATAAGGTTGAGGCAAAGGTGAATTTGTCTTCTATTTGTCAAAGATGTCATGCCAAGGAGAAGACCCCAGAGGAAAAAGGATCTGCCAATCCATGTTCTGTTATTGTGTAGACAACATAGACAAATTATATGTGAatctggtcatatggctgctctTTAGGCATTCCTTCGGGAATCCTCCCTTCTCTCTTGCTTCAGATACAATCTCCATCTTCAATTTTAAGGATCTGCAAAGCTAATCTTAATCCTGCCCATTATCACTTCCTTCATACACTTTTGACATTTTCAGACAAGTATCTTTGTACTTTAGGTTATCTGTTGTGGCTGGGAAGTCTTTTTGTAAATATTTGCTAAACTACTCATTCTTTTTCcaaagtttctttaaaattctACTTTACTGTGATGcttataaaaaaaattgaaattttgaCAGCTGCTGCAGAACCACTAGTTATGATGTTGTTGCtttgtatttttctatttgtttctttccttctgttgttTCTTATCTTATATGTATAATGTACATTGTGTATCATATACAGTGTAAGGTTTTTAAAAATCACCTTTGTGCTCTCATTTTCTATAGCACTTAGCACAATAAGCTCTTTTCCCAGAATTGCTTCCTATTCCCTACAGTAATGTAGTAATAATAACATAAATGATGGTGTATAATGATCTTAGAATAAGGTATACTGCTCCAAAGTTCGTATTCTGAGTCTACTAGACACGGTAGGAAGAATTAAGAATGCATCCACAGTTGATAtcatttttcatgaaaagctTACCAGCTCAAGTGTTTCCATTTGTAGCCCTGCTGCTCTTACAAGGCCAGGAGCACTAGGGCTGGTTTTCAGGCTTAATGAGTCCTCACAGCTGCCACTGACTTCTGCTGAAGTTACAGAAGCTTAACATCTCATGATCAGACCTTCGAAAAAGAGAATTACACCAAGAGTTTCTAACTTCTTGGTTTTGACCCTTAACAATGTGAAACTTAACCATATGATATCTTTATTCTGTATGGCATAGAGACCTCCAAAGGCTAACACCAGTTTGAGTAACCTAAATCTTTTGTTCTTGCTTCACAGTGACTTTGACCAGCTTCCAGATGATGTACCTGTTTCAGCTAACATTGCAGACATTGAAGAGAAGAAAGGCTTTACTAATTATTTTGTAAGAAGGGAGATTAATCTTGTCTTTATATGCCCTCAACTGTGACTGGTTTGGTTGTGGGAAACAAGAGACAGTTAACCTGGTGTAGTTGCTTTTTGGTATGAATGGTTCCATGCTGAGACCTTCTCAGAGTTTCTCTTTTCTGGAATGAAGGTTATTCTGTCACAGATCTAGTCTGAAAATTTATTCTCTGGGTGAACCTGACAGAGATCTCTCCTCTAATATTGCTTGTTTTCTAAATTCTTACCTACACCTATTTCTTTCCTGTTAGAGAGCTGGATCTTGGTGAGGCAAGTGGAAAAAGtcaaagagggaaaaaggagggggtTGGCTCCATTTTTCTATGGCACTGGCAAATTAGGACACTTCCATCTCCACAGAAGATATCATGTCTTTGATATCATATCTAGATCAGATAATGAGTCATGAAAGAGCACAAAAGAAGGAAATAGTGGGGAAAAGCTTTAAGAGATTTTCTGAGAAAGGATTTTGGATAAGACCAGCTCAGTCTGACTTCTGCAGAGTGTGCTGTTTTTGCTGGAGACAGTGCTCATAAAGTTTTCCCACTGAAGGATGCAGGTTTTACTTTTGAATATAGTGATGTTTAGTTGCTCTCTCTTTATGTCTGCCGAAGGATCTGGCTGCAACATGACCCAAAGGTCAGTGCATGTGAATCAAGAGTTTCCCTTACAGCAAAGCAGTTTTGGGGAGAGATAAGAAATAATGTAGTGGTTGGAGAGGGCATTAGAAGTCAGGGGACTTTTTGTTTCTGGCTTTGCCTTTGGTCAGATTACATAGACCAGAATTTCTAAAATTGTATACTTCAAAGTCAGAGGAAATATGAATGCCCTCAACTCTGAAAATCTTTTCATTTAGATGCATACCTGTAGATTTAGTTGTCCTAAGCATCCTACCATAAAACATTATCTTTGATCCTTTGATGTCTTCACTTCTCTATTTCAAATGAGGATATTTACATTTACCTCCCTAATATATTTTGTCAGTTCTGAGGGAACGTATGTGAGAGTAAAGTAGCATCTAGTCCTTTTGGGTTTCCTTTTAAGATTACCTTTTCTCAATGGTATctagtgacaggatgagaggcaatgggcacaaaatgaaactctggaaattctgtctgaacaaaagaaaacacttcttcactgtgagggcggttaagcactggaacaggtttcccagagaggttgtggagcatccatctttggagatattccaaattcaactggacacagtcctgggcaacctgctctagctgaccctgctttgagcaggggtgttggacctgacaatctccagaggtcccttccaacctcagctattctgtgattttgtgtgatttggtgattctgtgattatgtgatAGAAAGCAGCCACAGAGACATGATCCGTAGGCAACTTGGATCCACACATATTACACACTGTTTGGTGCTAACTTCTTATTTTCTAGTACTTGAGTATGCAGATACTTAACTGAAGCCTTACTTTTCACCCTGCCCCTAAGACAATATTCTCACCAGTGAGATGCTGATCTTATGTTCCTACCGTATGCCTTACTTTCATTTTGTAAATCTTAATAAGTATGAACATTAGCCTgaatttttcttgtctgtttcAGATGTTTGTCATTGAAGTGAAGATTAAAGGTGGTGGCAGATACCTGATTTTCCGCCGCTACCGTCAGTTCTATGCCCTTCATTCCAAACTAGAAGAGAGATATGGGGCAGAGAGCAAAAACAGCCCTTTTACCTGCACACTCCCCATACTTCCAGGTAAGCTGTCAATTCAAAACCTGTACATGATTAGTAGCTTTCTCAGTCCCAGCCTGTCCTAAACAGGAATGCATTGACAGAATGCAGGACTGCTAGCTGTGACAAGGAACTAGTTCCCAGCCATGAAAGACGGGAAGTAAAGTCAAGGTGCACTGGCAGTCCCTCCACATGTGGTAAAGTTCCTTTAAGAACCTGAAATCCATTAGAAAATAACTATTTTCCTGGAGATCCAGGACTTCATACTTTCTCTGTATTGCTTCATTTCTCtgacagcctctttttttttcccttcaataaCTGTCACTTGTTGTGTGCTTTCCAGGGAAGGTTTATGTTGGGGCCAAAAAGGAGATTGCTGAGAACAGGATCCCTATCCTAAATGCTTACATGAAGGTAAAACTTCATTTTAGCATAGAGACTGAGCTGAGCATTCCAGATAGTTACCCTGTGAAATCAGCTCAGACAGATATTACCACTCTAGTCCTGGGTATCTGCTTCTCTCTATAACATTTTCCCCAATGACATAGTGTCCACACTGTGGGACACCCTGCAATCCTAGTCCCCAAATTGTTTGGACTGTAGGAACCTACTGGAGTACACTGTTTACAAAGGCTCAGTCCCTGCCTTCATATCTAGACATCCTTACAAAAAAATCCAAGATGTATGAGGAAACGGAGATTCTTCAGGTGTTCTGTGAATATGGAGTTGGGATGTGCACCTAAGGAGTAGGAAAGTGGGGTGGGCTTCTGGGTTTACCTGCTCCACAGTGGAGACACAGCCGGTAACATCAGGGAGAGAAATTCCTTGTGTGTGGATTAACTGTAGCTCTGACTTTAAACCAGCAACAATCTGAAGCTTTCCACAACTCACTGGCCAAGTTTTTTGGTATTTAAGACTGCCTTCTCTTTTCACAGTCATTCATATTCTGAAGGGAAATACAAGGAGCAATTTACTTCTTCTGCATTAAATCAGGGATACAAAGAGTGAAGTGATGCATTAGCCAGCTCCAGGAGTAAACAGGAGAAACCGTCACTGTTCAGCCTTGTCCTACTGAGTGTGAAGGAGAGGGGGGAGATTTCTGGCAGTAATGAATATCCTTCATGATCCTGTAGGTCAGAGAGGCATATATGttacatatgtaaataaataGAGAAGTGGTCTCTCCCACTGTAATTACTGTGCTTCCTACTTGCTCTTTGCACAGAACTTACTCTGCCTACCCATTTGGGTGTTGATGGATGAAGAGGTGCGGCTGTTCTTCTACCACTCAACCTTTGATAGCGAACAGGTGCCTCAGAGACTGAGACGGCTTCGCCCACGGACACGCCGAGTGTAAGTGATTGACATGTTTTTTCATCACCGCTTGGTGTAAGAGATGCTGTCCAGTTTTGTGGGGAAAGGGAGCTGATAATCACCACTCTGTTATCCCAAATGAATCCATGAAGTCCTAGAGGGTACCTTTGGGGTAGAGTGAAAACTgggtattttttcctttcagtaatatatatttaaagtatATGTGGTATTTGCATTAAAGGGAAATTCCAAAATAAAGTTGTAGCTTCCTTTTCAAAGAATGTTGCTCAGCTCTGCCTGTTGAGAATTCTTTTATGGTAATATCTCTTATAAGGAAATGTGCAGAGTATACAGGCCAAACTTAAGGGCACAGGCTTGCACCACTGAAGTCAATGTGAGTTTTAGCACTGAATTCAATGAGATCTGGTTCAAACACTAAATGAAACTGAGCACTTCATTTATTCCTGTTCTTTGTCTAAGCAGGGGCCCATCTTACATAGCAGCATTGGAACCCCTTTGGAAAACTGCTAAGTAGATGTCATACTTCATTACCCTTCACATATTAATTCTCCTTTGAACATAGCAAAGATGGACTCACTTTCTTTTTGTGTAGCTCAAACAGTGCAAAAACTGCATGTGTATATAAATTCCTGAATGTACGTATGATGGCAGAGTTTGAACTGAATGCCATGAATGCTCTAAAAAGGAGACCTAGAAGGCAGATTGAGATGCTGAGCAGTGTTGTGGAAGGGAGGTCCAGGCTACTGACTATGTTGAAAATTCCATCTGTTCTCAGCAGCAGACGTCATCAGATTGCTGCTGCTCTGTATGGGAACTGAGAGAACTAGGGCAGTGTTGTTGTATCCATGTTTATTTACTTCAATGCTGTACACAGATTCTCATGCACTTTTTCTCCAGTGATCTGTGGCTTGCCTGCCTCTTGTGATAATGAAAATGCAGACAGTGTACTGATCGTGTTGTATTTCTGATGAGTAGAAAGAGGCATTTACTTCCCTTTTGTCTCCTTTCTTTTCAGTAAAAGCATTTCACCCCAATTGCCTATTTTAGACCGCATGGCAACTCCACGGGCTGAGGTGAGTGCTCTGTACAATCTACCACAGGGTGGGAGATTAAACTCCATCTTGCTCTGCTGTCTCTCTGGTCAAGATGCCTTTTCCAATTAGAGgttggagaaagaagggaaagtgaAATCAGCGCAGGAAAGCAATTGCTTTTTAACAATAGGGATTGAAgcaaaggatggaaaaaaaactAATTTCTCCTGACCTGAGTAATAAGAAGGTCCATTGTGAATTCAGAATGACAGGAGGTTCAAGACTGAGAGGCAGGTAGAACTCACTGCCAAAGGGTGCACACTTACATAGTGATACCCATAAAATAAATCTAAAGCAAGCACAAGCTTCattctcattgacttcagcatATGTTTAAAAGCTTTGTTGGTGAGGTATACTGTCTTGGTATTAAGCACATGAAACTGCCTTGAAAGCAGCCCTTGTCTGAGTATGGACTTACTTTCTGAACATGTGACTCTTTCATGTAAGGTTATTAAAAAACATggaatttttttgattttttttttttttacactgatgATGACTGGTCTTGGATCAGTTGTAATTCTTGGGTTTTATCTacctttttattaatatttattatatGTACAACAGCTTTTTAATAGATGGAAAAAGGCTTTTGAAAGAGCTATTATGTAAACATACCAACTTCTAGCAAGCCAGTAGTCATTGTCGATTTTTTATTAGGAGAACCCTAAGGAGAACCTTTATAAGGCGCTCAAATTTGGCATTAATGAGACCAAAAGAACCATCTCACCGCGGAATAAGGGACATCTAATGTTTGCTCTTCTAAGAGTGTTTGAATGGCTACTATGTTCTCTAGGACAATGGGGAAGATGTATGTTTTTGATAACTCAGCCACTTTAGTTATTAAAGAGTAGCTTGTTAAGGTTAAGCTTGTTAATAGCTTGTAAACATGTGCTTAActccttttattttcctgaagggGGCATCTAAGTTCTACTTTAGCTATATGTCAATTTCCCAGACTTCCTCTAATCTCTCAGTTCAGCATATAGGCCTGAAAGCTAGATGTAAACAGAACAGCTAGTTATCCTTAAATTTGGACACAACTCTCCTGCAACTTTTTAAGGCTCATTGTGACATCTTGCAGCAAATCTGAAGGCTGTAGAACTGCAGCCAGAAATAATATAATTCTTTTGGATTTTCAGGGCTTCAAGTTGTCAAGTTTCAAGTTGACAGTTGTCTTTAGCTCTGTTGACTAACTTGCTTTTATATGCTTTCACcttctttatatttatttaactggTAGTCAGGGTCCTGCCACTTTAAGAATCCAAGCACGTAGCCTTTTCAGAACCATGTTTATCCTATTGCTTTTGCTACTTTTTCAAAGCCTTACTGCCTGTACTGAGTAGGAGAAGAAATTGTGAGGACTGCAGATTACAGTTCTGTATATGACCTTACCCCAGAAATAGATCTGTGATGACTGTGTGTGTACTATCCTGCTCGTTCATGCTCTGTGTGTGCAGTTCAAGAACAGAACAGGCAAGGCAGATTCACTTTTGTAATTCCATGAATTAAAAATTTCAGAGTTATTACTTTCCTTAGGCACTATTTGATTTTTCTGGAACCAATAAACTGGAACTCAGCTTTAAGAAGGGGGACTTGATCTATCTACTCAGCAGAATAAACAAAGACTGGTTGGAGGTAAGACTGCAATACCAGTACTGAATTATTAGCATACTTTGAAATATATGACTAGAAAGTACTGTTTTAGTCCTTGATACCTGTCCCCTTCTTTCAAAGAGCAACTGTATCACAATCAGGCATTAATGTGAGGGAAATGTCATTGACTCCAAATTTAAGATTGTTTTCCTCTGATGGTTTTTAGATTACAATTTTCCTGCATTCTAGACTTCAGTTTTCATTGTCATTTGCTTCTGCCAGAATGTTCTTTAAATTCTTTGGAAGTGATTAGAACACAAAAAGGCCACAGAAAGTAGCTGGAAACTCTATTTCAGAGATTAATAGGTTTCTTGCCTTAGGATAAGTTGCTCTATACTTCATGCTTTATACCACAAAACACGTCAGCCTGATTATAGAGAACTTGGGCAAAAGAGCAGTGTTCTGAAAAAGGATGAGGAGAACATACTGTGTGTTTGCTGATATGATATCTCTGCTTGCTCAAATACCACAGCCTTCCTTGGTAACCATTTGACTTTCATATATTGCGCATTGTTTCACTTCCCCACCACGTATTTGACTACCCAATCTTATAATCTTGTTGCAGGGATGACATCAGGTGACTTCCatagcttttttgtttcttttctttttaaagtagaaAAACTCTGATTGTTGTTCCCATGGAAATTAATTTAATTCCAAAACTTATAATAT from Apteryx mantelli isolate bAptMan1 chromosome 1, bAptMan1.hap1, whole genome shotgun sequence includes:
- the NCF4 gene encoding neutrophil cytosol factor 4; translation: MSLPRQLREKSDFDQLPDDVPVSANIADIEEKKGFTNYFMFVIEVKIKGGGRYLIFRRYRQFYALHSKLEERYGAESKNSPFTCTLPILPGKVYVGAKKEIAENRIPILNAYMKNLLCLPIWVLMDEEVRLFFYHSTFDSEQVPQRLRRLRPRTRRVKSISPQLPILDRMATPRAEALFDFSGTNKLELSFKKGDLIYLLSRINKDWLEGTAHSATGIFPCAFVKIIKDLPQQEDTVNRVRCYYHEETVSTIRDILVEEDLSSIPLFKDLMELIRREFDQDDIVLNYCDLDGDLIRLLSDQDVELMVSQSRRKPAEKHIFPWKLHITHKDDLSVYNTNPGIGAIQTVRTT